Proteins from one Kazachstania africana CBS 2517 chromosome 1, complete genome genomic window:
- the UBX4 gene encoding Ubx4p (similar to Saccharomyces cerevisiae UBX4 (YMR067C); ancestral locus Anc_2.638) yields MATVFVKYKFTTFRSKIAPNATLNDVLSQSLDHFNVSKDGSYHFLRNGKKIELNVPWRLLNLPAGAKFELIDVETKENSEKPIKIRFQIDGFGSMIREVQAQDVFLKTLQSLQQEKKWDFNLRDISVRVFNKAVYYSELENMSFASLGFVEPTSVRIGFIDAAASSIQLKDTEMENPMPEASVAPIKEDVQVSPEPHVIHKPTAYIPSEESIISQLITQDEGDDTYELTVDQARRYQQILSNKTGSLGGPLLTKRLREQRELEMRAKRNALKECFIRIKFPDLTFLEIVFKPSDTMKIVYNEVSKALIDEDMEFTLFQTHPMKELSADDSLLADDLEFGSKTVLLFKSINSNQELFLRSSILQHAKKLNDLNEVKIDQGSVSATKVDDESSTKVSKTKALNKIPKWLKLGKK; encoded by the coding sequence ATGGCCACAGTTTTTGTTAAGTACAAGTTTACAACTTTCAGAAGCAAAATTGCTCCAAATGCCACTCTAAATGACGTTCTCTCACAAAGTTTAGATCATTTCAATGTATCCAAGGATGGATCCTACCATTTTTTGAGGAACGGTAAGAAAATCGAATTGAATGTCCCATGGAGGCTACTGAATCTCCCTGCTGGTGCTAAGTTTGAGCTTATTGACGTTGAAACGAAGGAGAACTCAGAGAAACCCATCAAGATACGATTCCAAATTGATGGGTTCGGTTCAATGATTAGAGAGGTACAGGCTCAAGACGTATTTCTAAAAACTTTACAAAGTTTGcaacaagaaaagaagtgGGACTTTAATTTAAGAGATATTAGTGTGCGTGTTTTCAACAAGGCAGTGTATTATTcagaattggaaaatatgTCATTTGCATCTTTAGGTTTTGTGGAACCAACGTCTGTTCGTATTGGCTTCATTGACGCTGCTGCTTCTAGCATCCAGTTGAAAGATACTGAAATGGAAAATCCAATGCCAGAAGCTTCGGTTGCACCAATAAAGGAAGATGTGCAGGTCTCTCCAGAGCCACATGTAATTCACAAACCTACAGCATACATTCCATCTGAGGAGTCAATTATATCTCAATTAATAACACAAGACGAAGGCGATGATACTTATGAGTTGACAGTCGACCAGGCAAGAAGATATCAGCAGATTTTAAGTAACAAAACTGGCTCTTTAGGCGGACCACTTCTTACAAAAAGGTTAAGAGAACAAAGGGAACTAGAAATGAGAGCGAAAAGAAATGCCCTCAAGGAATGTTTTATAAGAATTAAATTTCCTGATTTGACTTTCTTAGAAATTGTTTTTAAGCCATCAGATACAATGAAGATTGTGTACAACGAAGTTTCAAAAGCAttaattgatgaagatatggAATTCACTCTTTTCCAAACACATCCAATGAAAGAGCTCTCAGCTGACGACAGTTTATTAGCAGATGATCTGGAATTCGGTTCAAAAACtgttttattattcaaatcaattaattcaaATCAAGAACTTTTCCTACGATCTTCCATATTGCAACACGCCAAGAAGCTAAATGACTTAAATGAGGTGAAAATTGACCAAGGTTCAGTTTCAGCTACTAAGGTAGACGATGAGAGCTCTACAAAAGTGTCGAAAACCAAAgcattgaataaaattccaaaatggTTGAAGCTAGgtaaaaaatga
- the SOV1 gene encoding Sov1p (similar to Saccharomyces cerevisiae SOV1 (YMR066W); ancestral locus Anc_2.637) has protein sequence MLLRHVANRGFCKTSSLIPRTVSRIVVYRHYRRKGGSNTKLLEHVPGIATSSGIGKNEILLAGKSKEEIESGLKKIGFENTDQPSDSAQDFFLRYLKHTNVVFKSSSKNLNHLKEELKQLSDDSEKFEVLIQYLLRESELEIKRYKLLGKDKIIQKKLDSLAAEHEKHSGSISEQTLETVVFNNLFLDTQEETDIYFTNINLILKILQDLCKNIPRNTMARYKSVVPISLLVELFEMFKLVPLRKKRKLGILLAGKLIYASKKVRMDPVNESFYINSLVAYGFYKDALKLFQSYKLEVNQRWWNELGMLIMLASNNLRGFSNLLKETDIKFPSSGHYLNIRVLKFAIKKYIFINNTDVLGSLVGRLLKICDHYGVIAPKEGTSRGIMFKTQEEANMYLNDMELPNEKHFTDIIQYFIHARDLDMIGKLFAKFIEYFSDEKSYLSAILSTKINLLKDFTELKALIASNNISSGKLQLFEEAFNRIISRYDCNDSLTNELLFDNLNSFIYNPLLTKTIENVLTCELTSQLDENTNSTDLLLQNSKNIVGLLKVLLSLNKESEAFNVLDILESKRNTFTQKVALPSNATINAHHYGVFLDHYTAKCKKTANKRTIDDYNSKVRRLLTKMNNNKVKFNSIFLSKVLRFYRSTKNLNECFRIINDLLTSKENDINVDNNELFYDRRGVTRLLYLEIWKIYYDYSILHYPDVVQKSNSPNWRRNRIKSISTLKIRPQYDLVWLLKLMINEDSILLDSRFYHLIASCFMKARNFEVVPCVLSLMFNNHDLKMNYHLLRFISVGIKNEFIISGMDRVLNEGDDMKEANSFATSEYYKRKEAGEFFTSGFENFQDPLKEIIKQILNLLKFKNPYDVNYTRVRTYYEQFEIDPSYFMNIVNNM, from the coding sequence ATGCTACTTAGGCATGTGGCAAATAGGGGTTTCTGCAAGACGTCGTCTCTCATCCCGAGAACAGTTTCCAGAATTGTGGTTTACAGACATTACAGACGGAAAGGTGGAAGTAATACTAAGCTATTAGAACATGTTCCAGGCATTGCGACCTCTTCAGGTATTGGCAAGAATGAGATCTTGCTTGCTGGTAAATCTAAGGAGGAAATCGAATCAGGCCTGAAGAAAATTGGGTTCGAAAATACTGATCAGCCAAGTGACAGTGCACAGGATTTCTTTTTAAGGTACTTAAAACATACGAATGTCGTTTTTAAGAGTAgttccaaaaatttgaatcacTTGAAAGAGGAATTGAAGCAATTGTCTGATgacagtgaaaaatttgaagttctGATTCAGTATCTCTTAAGGGAAAGTGAACTCGAAATTAAAAGATACAAATTGCTTGGgaaagataaaataatacaaaagaaattagacTCGTTGGCTGCAGAACATGAAAAACATAGTGGGTCGATATCTGAGCAGACTCTAGAAACCGTTGTGTTCAACAATTTATTCTTAGATACACAAGAAGAGACAGATATTTACTTCACAAATATTAATTTGATACTTAAGATTCTGCAGGATTTATGCAAAAACATACCAAGAAATACAATGGCAAGATATAAGTCAGTTGTTCCGATAAGTCTTTTGGTcgaactttttgaaatgttcAAATTAGTAccattgagaaaaaaaagaaaactagGCATTCTGTTGGCAGGCAAGTTAATATATGCATCTAAAAAAGTCAGAATGGATCCAGTTAATGAATCTTTCTATATCAATTCGCTTGTGGCATATGGATTCTACAAGGATGCTCTCAAACTATTCCAAAGTTATAAATTGGAAGTAAATCAAAGATGGTGGAATGAGCTTGGTATGCTGATCATGTTGGCCAGTAACAACCTTCGAGGCTTCAGTAATCTTCTGAAAGAGACTGATATTAAATTTCCTAGCAGCGGTCACTATCTCAATATTCGAGTATTGAAGTTTGCCATAAAGAAatacattttcatcaataataCGGATGTTCTAGGATCTTTAGTAGGTagattattgaaaatatgtGACCACTATGGAGTCATAGCGCCCAAAGAAGGTACTTCACGTGGCATAATGTTCAAAACCCAAGAAGAGGCCAATATgtatttgaatgatatgGAACTACCTAACGAGAAGCATTTTACTGACATAATCCAATATTTTATCCATGCGAGGGACCTTGACATGATCGGTAAGTTATTTGCCAAATTTATAGAATATTTTAGTGATGAAAAGTCGTATCTTAGTGCTATCTTAAGCACAAAGATAAATCTCTTAAAAGACTTCACTGAACTGAAAGCGCTCATCGCTTCCAACAACATATCCTCAGGCAAGCTGCAACTATTTGAAGAGGCCTTCAATAGGATAATTTCGAGGTATGATTGCAACGACTCATTAACAAATGAACTTCTCTTCGATAATTTGAACAGTTTTATTTATAATCCCTTGCTAACGAAAACGATTGAAAACGTTCTTACCTGTGAATTAACTTCTCAACTTGACGAAAATACTAACTCTACTGATTTGCTACTTCAAAATTCGAAAAACATAGTCGGTCTTTTGAAAGTGTTGCTTTCATTAAACAAGGAAAGTGAAGCGTTCAACGTATTAGACATTTTGGAATCAAAGAGGAATACCTTTACTCAGAAGGTTGCATTGCCATCAAATGCCACTATAAATGCACACCATTATGGTGTCTTTCTAGACCATTATACTGCAAAATGCAAAAAAACGGCCAATAAAAGGACTATCGATGATTATAATTCAAAGGTTAGACGATTACTTACAAAAATGAACAACAACAAGGTAAAGTTCAACTCTATATTTCTCTCTAAAGTTTTACGATTCTACCGCAGTACTAAAAACTTAAACGAATGTTTTAGAATAATCAATGATCTATTGACgtcaaaagaaaatgatattaatgTCGATAATAATGAGCTATTTTATGATCGTAGAGGTGTCACAAGATTACtatatttggaaatttggaaaatatattatgattatagCATATTACATTATCCAGATGTTGTTCAAAAATCAAACTCACCAAATTGGAGAAGGAATCGTATTAAATCGATCTCCACTCTAAAGATCAGACCCCAATACGATCTAGTTTGGCTgttaaaattgatgattaaCGAGGACTCAATTCTTCTGGACTCTCGTTTCTATCATTTAATAGCTAGCTGTTTCATGAAGGCGAGAAATTTTGAGGTCGTACCATGTGTACTTTCTTTGATGTTCAATAATCATGATCTGAAAATGAACTATCATCTTTTAAGGTTCATTTCTGTTGGAATTAAAAACGAATTTATTATATCGGGTATGGATAGGGTTCTTAATGAAGGTGACGACATGAAAGAGGCAAATAGCTTTGCCACCAGTGAGTATTACAAGAGAAAAGAAGCCGGTGAGTTTTTCACCAGtggatttgaaaacttcCAAGATccattaaaagaaataataaagcaaattttaaatctattaaaatttaaaaatcCTTATGATGTTAATTACACAAGAGTACGTACTTACTATGAACAGTTTGAGATTGACCCAAGTTATTTCATGaatattgtaaataataTGTAA